A single window of Streptomyces sp. NBC_00464 DNA harbors:
- the fxsT gene encoding FxSxx-COOH system tetratricopeptide repeat protein, translating into MTASRDGRIVTFYSYKGGTGRTMALANTAWILAANGKRVLAVDWDLEAPGLHRFFHPFLDPSTLGATTGVIDLITEYAWAATSPVQRADDWHREYARIQPHAVSLTPEALGWEFPHGGTLDFVSAGRQNREYSATVSTFDWDNFYDRLGGGHFFDALRDDMKANYDYVLIDSRTGLSDIADICTVHLPDVLVDCFTLSDQSIDGAASVARQISERYTGRPISIFPVPMRIDEGEKEKADAGRALARLKFDRLPRDLSGDELTAYWGAVEIPYRPYYAYEETLATFGDEAGLTNSLLSAFERLTSVITDQQITSMPPVGEEVRLRIRDAFTRRRPALPADLFLSYVAENRMWADWIESVLTRAGFRVVPRDVSAERGPQDATTVTTENAVRTVVLLSSAYLKSQRAVSLWDRAVAEDPGGGRRHLLPLRVGDVRLSAPYIDRNPVDLFRLDEVHATAALLRALDRPVQLTDAVSPGPRFPGTVPRIWNAPPRNPGFTGRSLVLERMRDQLGGGMAVVLPQPQTLYGLGGVGKTQVALEYVHRFMADYDLVWWISSEQTDDVVAGLAELAVRLGAQGGDDMAAASQEAVDLLRRGVPSDRWLLVFDNADDPERLRRYFPQGGSGHILVTSRNQAWSQHGDALPVDVFLREESIEHLQRRAPGLSDEDAAQVATAVGDLPLAVEQAAAWIAETATPIDTYLEQLAQQAPEVLALNQPAGYPEPVAATWNISIQRLKERSPAAVRLLQLCAFFAPEPISGNLLYSKEMIEALKPYDASLQEKLVLGRVIREIGRFALAKVDQVSNSIQVHRLVQAVIRAQLTEEEQRDARHAVHRILAGARPDDDEPIDNPANWPQFASIWPHLGPSDARNCKEPEARRLLIDRVRYLWKRGDFRTATTLCEELREIWRETLGERDIQYLYLCFHLSNIYRSRGRYVEAMELDEITLATQREVLGPEHPHTYMSTSSLATDLGTLGEYTRAIELATEATDGFNQIFHDSHPRALAAANNLAFTLRSIGQYAKAREIDQDVFDRRREVLGEEHPYSLSSAMNLARDLRDVGRYEDSVGILSRTYDSYKATLGRSFPGTLSAAKSLAVSLRRAGRLEDARRLTVATRARYKAKYTSANPESLACDLNLAADLFAGGETADARATAQEVVDQYVKVPGEKHPYTLAALNNLGVYLWGTGAAEEAEQVLTRVVASMREVYGRAHPNTLFSVMNLANATAERGDLDLVLKTERELSTQFREVLGAHHPETLAMKSNMAVTLDAMGRKDEALQVRMETVEELSRQLGDDHPLTRIARDERRFQRELEPQAV; encoded by the coding sequence ATGACGGCCAGTCGTGACGGGCGCATCGTCACCTTCTACTCGTACAAGGGCGGTACCGGGCGCACCATGGCCCTGGCGAACACCGCCTGGATTCTCGCCGCCAACGGCAAGCGGGTACTGGCTGTCGACTGGGACCTGGAGGCCCCCGGACTCCACCGGTTCTTCCACCCGTTCCTCGACCCCTCGACCCTCGGCGCCACCACCGGTGTGATCGATCTGATCACCGAGTACGCCTGGGCCGCGACCAGCCCGGTGCAGCGGGCCGACGACTGGCACCGGGAGTACGCGCGGATCCAGCCGCACGCGGTCTCGCTCACCCCCGAGGCGCTCGGCTGGGAGTTCCCGCACGGCGGAACGCTCGACTTCGTCTCCGCCGGACGGCAGAACCGCGAATACTCCGCGACCGTCTCCACCTTCGACTGGGACAACTTCTACGACCGGCTCGGCGGCGGCCACTTCTTCGACGCCCTGCGCGACGACATGAAGGCCAACTACGACTACGTCCTCATCGACAGCCGCACCGGCCTCAGCGACATCGCCGACATCTGCACCGTCCACCTGCCCGATGTGCTCGTCGACTGCTTCACCCTCAGCGACCAGTCCATCGACGGCGCCGCCTCGGTCGCCCGGCAGATCTCCGAGCGGTACACCGGCCGCCCCATCTCCATCTTCCCCGTCCCGATGCGCATCGACGAGGGCGAGAAGGAGAAGGCGGACGCCGGCCGGGCCCTGGCCCGGCTGAAGTTCGACCGGCTGCCGCGCGACCTGTCGGGGGACGAACTCACCGCCTACTGGGGCGCGGTGGAGATCCCGTACCGCCCCTACTACGCGTACGAGGAGACGCTGGCCACCTTCGGCGACGAGGCGGGGCTCACCAACTCCCTCCTCTCCGCCTTCGAACGGCTCACCTCCGTCATCACGGACCAGCAGATCACCTCGATGCCCCCGGTCGGGGAAGAGGTGCGGCTGCGCATCCGTGACGCGTTCACCCGGCGCAGGCCCGCGCTGCCCGCCGATCTCTTCCTCAGCTATGTGGCGGAGAACCGGATGTGGGCCGACTGGATCGAGTCCGTCCTCACCCGGGCGGGCTTCCGCGTCGTGCCCCGAGACGTGTCCGCCGAGCGGGGCCCCCAGGACGCGACCACCGTCACCACGGAGAACGCGGTCCGCACCGTGGTGCTGCTCTCCAGCGCGTACCTCAAGTCGCAGCGCGCGGTGAGCCTCTGGGACCGGGCCGTCGCCGAGGACCCGGGCGGCGGGCGGCGCCATCTGCTGCCGCTCAGGGTCGGTGACGTACGACTGTCCGCGCCCTACATCGACCGCAACCCCGTCGACCTGTTCCGGCTCGACGAGGTGCACGCCACCGCCGCCCTGTTACGCGCCCTGGACCGGCCCGTACAGCTCACCGACGCGGTCTCGCCCGGACCGCGCTTCCCCGGCACCGTCCCCCGGATCTGGAACGCACCGCCGCGCAACCCCGGCTTCACCGGCCGCTCCCTGGTCCTGGAGCGGATGCGCGACCAGCTCGGCGGCGGCATGGCCGTCGTGCTCCCGCAGCCGCAGACCCTGTACGGACTCGGCGGCGTCGGCAAGACGCAGGTCGCCCTGGAGTACGTGCACCGGTTCATGGCCGACTACGACCTGGTCTGGTGGATATCGTCCGAGCAGACCGACGACGTGGTCGCCGGTCTTGCCGAACTCGCCGTCCGGCTGGGTGCCCAGGGCGGCGACGACATGGCCGCCGCCTCCCAGGAGGCCGTCGACCTGCTGCGCCGCGGTGTGCCGTCGGACCGCTGGCTGCTGGTCTTCGACAACGCCGACGACCCCGAACGGCTTCGGCGCTACTTCCCGCAGGGCGGCTCCGGCCACATCCTGGTCACCTCCCGCAACCAGGCCTGGTCCCAGCACGGCGACGCGCTGCCCGTCGACGTCTTCCTGCGCGAGGAGTCCATCGAGCACCTCCAGCGCAGGGCACCGGGGCTGAGCGACGAGGACGCCGCCCAGGTGGCCACCGCGGTGGGTGATCTGCCGCTCGCCGTCGAACAGGCGGCGGCGTGGATCGCGGAGACCGCCACCCCGATCGACACCTACCTGGAACAGCTGGCCCAGCAGGCACCGGAGGTCCTGGCGCTCAATCAGCCGGCCGGATACCCCGAGCCGGTCGCCGCGACCTGGAACATCTCCATCCAGCGTCTCAAGGAGCGCTCGCCCGCCGCGGTGCGCCTCCTCCAGCTCTGCGCGTTCTTCGCCCCCGAGCCGATCTCGGGGAACCTGCTGTACAGCAAGGAGATGATCGAGGCGCTGAAGCCGTACGACGCCTCGCTCCAGGAGAAGCTGGTGCTGGGCCGCGTCATCCGGGAGATCGGCCGGTTCGCCCTCGCCAAGGTCGACCAGGTCTCCAACTCCATCCAGGTGCACCGGCTGGTCCAGGCCGTCATCCGGGCCCAGCTCACCGAGGAGGAGCAGCGGGACGCCCGGCACGCGGTCCACCGCATCCTGGCGGGTGCCCGGCCCGATGACGACGAGCCGATCGACAACCCGGCCAACTGGCCCCAGTTCGCCTCGATATGGCCGCACCTCGGCCCGTCCGACGCCCGCAACTGCAAGGAGCCCGAGGCCCGCAGGCTCCTGATCGACCGGGTGCGCTACCTGTGGAAGCGCGGTGACTTCAGGACGGCCACCACGCTCTGCGAGGAGCTGCGCGAGATCTGGCGCGAGACGCTGGGGGAGCGGGACATCCAGTACCTCTACCTCTGCTTCCATCTGTCCAACATCTACCGCTCGCGCGGCCGTTACGTGGAAGCCATGGAGCTCGACGAGATCACCCTGGCGACACAACGGGAGGTGCTCGGCCCGGAGCATCCGCACACGTACATGAGCACCAGCAGCCTGGCCACCGACCTCGGCACGCTCGGCGAGTACACCAGGGCGATCGAGCTGGCGACCGAGGCCACCGACGGGTTCAACCAGATCTTCCACGACTCGCACCCCAGGGCCCTGGCCGCGGCCAACAACCTGGCGTTCACCCTGCGGTCCATCGGCCAGTACGCCAAGGCCCGCGAGATCGACCAGGACGTCTTCGACCGGCGCCGCGAGGTGCTCGGCGAGGAGCACCCGTACAGCCTCTCCTCGGCCATGAACCTGGCCCGCGACCTGCGGGACGTCGGCCGGTACGAGGACTCGGTCGGCATCCTCAGCCGTACGTACGACAGCTACAAGGCCACCCTTGGCCGGTCCTTCCCCGGCACGCTCAGCGCGGCCAAGAGCCTCGCGGTCTCGCTGCGCCGGGCCGGCAGGCTGGAGGACGCCCGCCGGCTCACGGTGGCGACCAGGGCCCGGTACAAGGCCAAGTACACCTCAGCCAATCCGGAGTCGCTGGCCTGTGACCTCAATCTGGCGGCGGACCTGTTCGCGGGCGGTGAGACGGCCGACGCACGGGCCACCGCCCAGGAGGTCGTCGACCAGTATGTGAAGGTGCCGGGCGAGAAACACCCGTACACCCTGGCGGCCCTGAACAACCTGGGTGTCTACCTCTGGGGGACCGGTGCGGCCGAGGAGGCGGAACAGGTACTGACCCGGGTGGTCGCCTCGATGCGCGAGGTGTACGGGCGGGCGCACCCCAACACGCTGTTCAGCGTGATGAACCTGGCCAATGCCACGGCGGAGCGGGGCGATCTCGACCTGGTGCTGAAGACCGAGCGGGAGCTGTCCACGCAGTTCCGGGAGGTACTGGGCGCACACCACCCGGAGACGCTGGCCATGAAGTCGAACATGGCGGTCACGCTCGACGCGATGGGGCGCAAGGACGAGGCGCTCCAGGTCAGGATGGAGACAGTCGAGGAGCTGTCCCGGCAGCTCGGTGACGACCATCCGCTCACCCGGATCGCCCGGGACGAGCGCCGGTTCCAGCGCGAACTGGAACCGCAGGCGGTGTGA
- the fxsA gene encoding FxSxx-COOH cyclophane-containing RiPP peptide: MKTTESSLSFAVAKKSRVPLAAIDARGGEAARKLGRVHVASAGRPSQASTFNSSL, translated from the coding sequence GTGAAGACCACTGAATCCTCCCTCTCCTTCGCCGTTGCGAAGAAGAGCCGTGTGCCGCTCGCCGCGATCGACGCGCGTGGTGGCGAAGCAGCCAGGAAGCTCGGTCGGGTGCATGTTGCCTCCGCCGGTCGCCCCAGCCAGGCATCCACCTTCAACTCCTCTCTCTGA
- the fxsBH gene encoding radical SAM/SPASM protein FxsBH, inactivated beta-hydroxylase extension form, which yields MTGPLVPFREVVLKVHSRCDLACDHCYVYEHADQSWRTRPKTISDEVIFRTAQRLAEHAKTHALPSVSVILHGGEPLLAGPARLRRICEELTSAFDGVAALDLRIHTNGLQLSPRYLDLFSEYDVKVGISLDGDREANDRHRRFADGRSSHPLVLKAVELLRQERYRHLNLGLLCTIDIANDPVAVLDALTELEPPLIDFLLPHATWDDPPPRPDGSPTAYADWLLAVFDRWQERGRPVPVRIFSSVASTLNGGPSLTESLGLAPTDLVVVETDGRLEQVDSLKSAYEGAADTGFDVFANAFDEVAAHPGVRARQLGLEGVSETCRRCPVVRSCGGGLYTHRYSSAGDGEGFDNPSVYCHDLAALVRGIEARTPADTVAPAVADPVELLAAQEDLTRTLLARLHADLDGRGGERWAAAWELAAALEGSEEGARGLDGVLAHPYTRTWLLDALDALHEDRPEAASQAADGLQTLLAAAAVRAGLDLRAPAPYRDGGLVLPTLGRLTVAGPGERGTVLVRAAGDGFLVAPAAGAAERRIQRSAEAGPGWLPVRGFALLGGPFPGHGFVIDDLDPYRDCFGAPVAPTLDAAAGDRLGAELAEAWALIGQRAPAYGAAGADGPLAFTPLTFTPLTGLAPGEPSVGRHGYGALGIGADESAGTLALALLRGVRRARFRALVDVTDLYAADGSWEHRMPWREELVPFSRLLADVYERLALAAFDSRYRDGVPQALDTLEGAAELTVGGKRLLALMRKEF from the coding sequence ATGACAGGACCCCTGGTCCCTTTCCGCGAAGTAGTCCTCAAGGTTCACAGCAGGTGTGATCTTGCCTGTGACCATTGCTATGTCTACGAACATGCCGATCAGAGCTGGCGAACCCGTCCGAAAACAATCTCTGATGAAGTCATCTTCCGGACTGCTCAGCGCCTGGCTGAGCATGCCAAGACACACGCACTGCCCTCCGTGTCAGTAATCCTGCACGGAGGGGAGCCACTGCTTGCTGGCCCCGCCCGGCTGCGGCGCATCTGCGAAGAGCTCACGTCGGCCTTCGATGGCGTCGCCGCGCTCGATCTCCGGATCCACACCAACGGCCTGCAGCTCAGCCCGCGCTATCTCGACCTCTTCAGCGAGTACGACGTCAAGGTGGGCATCTCCCTCGACGGCGACCGCGAGGCCAACGACCGGCACCGCCGCTTCGCCGACGGGCGCAGCAGTCACCCCTTGGTGCTCAAGGCCGTCGAGCTGCTCCGGCAGGAGCGCTATCGCCATCTCAACCTCGGCCTCCTGTGCACCATCGACATCGCGAACGACCCGGTCGCGGTCCTCGACGCACTCACGGAGCTCGAACCGCCGCTCATCGACTTCCTGCTTCCCCATGCCACCTGGGACGACCCGCCGCCGCGGCCCGACGGATCGCCCACCGCCTACGCCGACTGGCTCCTCGCGGTCTTCGACCGCTGGCAGGAGCGGGGGCGTCCGGTGCCCGTGCGGATCTTCTCCTCGGTCGCCTCCACGCTGAACGGCGGCCCCAGCCTCACCGAGTCACTGGGCCTCGCGCCGACCGACCTCGTCGTCGTCGAGACCGACGGCCGGCTGGAGCAGGTCGACTCGCTGAAGAGCGCCTACGAGGGCGCGGCGGACACCGGATTCGACGTCTTCGCGAACGCCTTCGACGAGGTCGCGGCACACCCCGGGGTGCGGGCCAGGCAGCTCGGTCTGGAGGGCGTCAGCGAGACGTGTCGCCGTTGCCCCGTCGTACGTTCGTGCGGGGGAGGCCTGTACACCCACCGCTACAGCTCCGCGGGCGATGGCGAGGGATTCGACAACCCGTCCGTGTACTGCCATGACCTCGCCGCCCTGGTGCGCGGCATCGAGGCCCGTACGCCCGCGGACACCGTGGCGCCCGCGGTCGCGGATCCGGTCGAACTGCTCGCGGCCCAGGAGGACCTCACCCGCACCCTGCTGGCCCGGCTGCACGCGGACCTGGACGGCAGGGGCGGTGAGCGGTGGGCGGCGGCGTGGGAGCTGGCGGCCGCGCTGGAGGGCTCGGAGGAAGGGGCCCGGGGGCTGGACGGCGTACTCGCCCATCCCTACACGCGCACCTGGCTGCTCGACGCCCTGGACGCCCTGCACGAGGACCGGCCGGAGGCGGCTTCACAGGCCGCGGACGGTCTGCAGACCCTTCTTGCCGCGGCCGCCGTGCGGGCCGGCCTCGATCTGCGGGCGCCGGCGCCCTACCGGGACGGCGGGCTCGTCCTGCCCACCCTGGGCCGGCTGACGGTCGCCGGACCGGGGGAGCGCGGCACCGTGCTGGTGCGCGCGGCCGGGGACGGGTTCCTGGTCGCGCCTGCCGCCGGAGCGGCGGAGCGGCGGATCCAGCGGTCCGCCGAGGCCGGGCCCGGCTGGCTGCCGGTGCGCGGGTTCGCCCTGCTGGGCGGCCCGTTCCCGGGGCACGGCTTCGTCATCGACGATCTCGACCCGTACCGGGACTGCTTCGGCGCACCCGTCGCCCCCACGCTCGACGCGGCTGCGGGCGACCGTCTGGGCGCCGAGCTCGCCGAGGCCTGGGCGCTGATCGGGCAGCGGGCTCCCGCCTACGGCGCGGCGGGAGCCGACGGCCCGCTCGCCTTCACCCCGCTCACCTTCACCCCGCTCACCGGCCTGGCGCCGGGCGAGCCCTCGGTGGGGCGGCACGGATACGGCGCGCTCGGCATCGGGGCGGACGAGAGCGCCGGCACGCTGGCGCTCGCGCTGCTGCGCGGAGTGCGTCGGGCGAGATTCCGGGCACTTGTGGACGTCACGGATCTTTACGCGGCGGACGGCTCCTGGGAACATCGAATGCCCTGGCGGGAAGAATTGGTTCCGTTTTCCCGGCTGCTGGCCGACGTCTATGAACGGCTGGCGCTCGCGGCATTCGATTCCCGGTACCGGGACGGTGTGCCGCAGGCGCTCGACACGCTCGAAGGCGCGGCCGAACTCACCGTCGGTGGAAAACGACTGCTGGCGCTGATGCGAAAAGAATTCTGA
- a CDS encoding alpha/beta fold hydrolase translates to MRSRVRVADGRQLVVERLGDPRGRPVFLLHGMPGSRLGPAPRGMVLYQRKTQLITYDRPGYGDSDRLPGRSVADAVQDVRAIADHMGLDRFAVVGRSGGASHALACAALMPERVTRTAALVGLAPRDAEGLDWFEGMAPSNVLAYTTARCDPDGLAQSFISRSAVIRKNPVQLIDDLRQELTNSDRMVVNDVGVRTMLLRNYREGLRTSAYGWIDDALAFSHPWGFDPADITGPVLLWHGEKDVFSPVGHTRWLASRIPGATVVVEPAAAHFDALHALPRILNWLLDTSES, encoded by the coding sequence GTGCGCAGTCGGGTGCGCGTGGCCGACGGGCGGCAACTGGTGGTGGAACGCCTGGGGGATCCTCGCGGCAGACCGGTCTTCCTGCTGCACGGGATGCCCGGCAGCAGGCTCGGTCCGGCGCCGCGGGGCATGGTGCTGTACCAGCGCAAGACACAGCTGATCACCTACGACAGGCCGGGATACGGCGACTCCGACCGGCTGCCCGGCCGTAGTGTCGCCGACGCGGTGCAGGATGTACGGGCCATCGCGGATCACATGGGACTCGACCGGTTCGCCGTGGTGGGCCGGTCCGGTGGGGCGTCACACGCCCTGGCCTGCGCCGCGCTGATGCCCGAGCGGGTCACCCGTACCGCCGCCCTGGTCGGACTGGCCCCCCGGGACGCCGAGGGCCTCGACTGGTTCGAGGGGATGGCCCCCTCCAACGTATTGGCGTACACCACGGCGAGATGCGATCCGGACGGGCTCGCACAGTCGTTCATCTCACGGTCCGCGGTGATCAGGAAGAATCCGGTGCAGCTGATCGACGATCTGCGCCAGGAGCTGACCAACTCCGACCGGATGGTGGTCAACGACGTCGGCGTCCGCACCATGCTGTTGCGCAACTACCGTGAGGGGTTGCGAACTTCGGCATACGGCTGGATCGACGACGCGCTCGCGTTCAGTCACCCATGGGGCTTCGACCCGGCCGACATCACCGGTCCGGTGCTGCTGTGGCACGGCGAGAAGGACGTGTTCTCACCGGTCGGGCACACCCGCTGGCTGGCGAGCCGCATCCCGGGCGCCACCGTTGTGGTGGAACCGGCGGCGGCGCACTTCGACGCACTGCACGCACTCCCCCGCATCCTCAACTGGCTGCTGGACACCTCCGAGAGCTGA
- a CDS encoding S1 family peptidase produces MKHRHMSRKRAVLAGSAAVALVATGVTFQSANASDDVPQFTARTLDAAAAGKLATGLGEDLGADAAGAYYDATAKNLVMNVVDEAAAEQVRQAGGKARVVQNSLAELKSARQTLTGKATIPGTSWAVDPVGNKVVVTADRTVKGDAWRQLSSVVEGLGGKAELKRSAGEFKPFIAGGDAIWGNGGRCSLGFNVVKGGEPYFLTAGHCTEAISSWSDSQGGAEIGTNAGSSFPDNDYGLVKYTSGTAHPSEVDLYDGSTQPITKAGEATVGMTVTRSGSTTQVHDGEVTGLDATVNYGNGDIVNGLIQTTVCAEPGDSGGSLFAGDTAIGLTSGGSGDCSSGGETFFQPVPEALAAFGAEIG; encoded by the coding sequence TTGAAGCATCGACACATGTCCAGGAAGCGCGCAGTGCTGGCCGGTTCGGCCGCGGTCGCCCTGGTCGCAACAGGAGTGACGTTCCAGAGTGCGAACGCCAGTGACGATGTACCCCAGTTCACCGCCCGGACGCTCGACGCGGCAGCGGCCGGAAAGCTCGCCACCGGTCTGGGCGAGGACCTCGGCGCCGACGCGGCCGGCGCGTACTACGACGCCACCGCCAAGAACCTTGTGATGAACGTCGTCGACGAGGCCGCCGCCGAGCAGGTCCGGCAGGCGGGCGGCAAGGCGAGAGTCGTGCAGAACTCGCTCGCCGAGCTGAAGTCGGCCCGGCAGACCCTGACCGGCAAGGCCACGATCCCCGGCACCTCGTGGGCCGTCGACCCGGTCGGCAACAAGGTCGTCGTCACCGCCGACCGTACGGTCAAGGGCGATGCCTGGCGGCAGCTCAGCTCGGTGGTCGAGGGGCTGGGCGGCAAGGCCGAGCTCAAGAGGTCCGCCGGGGAGTTCAAGCCGTTCATCGCGGGCGGCGACGCGATCTGGGGCAACGGCGGGCGCTGCTCGCTCGGCTTCAACGTGGTCAAGGGCGGCGAACCGTACTTCCTGACCGCCGGGCACTGCACGGAGGCGATCTCCAGCTGGTCGGACTCCCAGGGCGGCGCGGAGATCGGTACGAACGCGGGCTCGTCGTTCCCCGACAACGACTACGGCCTGGTGAAGTACACCTCCGGCACCGCGCACCCCAGCGAGGTCGACCTCTACGACGGCTCCACCCAGCCGATCACCAAGGCGGGCGAGGCGACCGTCGGGATGACGGTGACGCGCAGCGGCTCCACCACCCAGGTGCACGACGGCGAGGTGACCGGGCTGGACGCGACGGTCAACTACGGCAACGGCGACATCGTCAACGGCCTCATCCAGACCACGGTCTGCGCCGAGCCCGGCGACAGTGGCGGCTCGCTCTTCGCCGGTGACACGGCGATCGGGCTGACCTCGGGCGGCAGCGGCGACTGCTCCTCGGGCGGCGAGACGTTCTTCCAGCCGGTGCCGGAGGCGCTGGCGGCGTTCGGGGCGGAGATCGGGTGA
- a CDS encoding TIR-like protein FxsC yields the protein MLTQDGGRVHATTQQRAADHRPYFFLSYAHTPGYGGGTDPDMWVERLFQDLCGHVMAMTDLPAGAPAGFIDREIRSGEGWSERLGEVLATCRVFVPLFSPRYFASEMCGKEWYAFAQRAIHHRARSNQPAEAIVPALWVPVPPSQLPGPAERLQFNHRDFGDRYVSDGLYGLIKLKLFNEEYERAVYELAKRIVSVADSVRIGTGRPVDYRLAPSAFGSPSSGAAGGPRPMQVTIAAATRHDLPEGRNADYYGDNPQDWNPYHPDAARPLAYVAEDLVRSLNYQATIASFDEEAGLPVGKQPTTPEILLVDRWALQDEDRCRRLAAFDAEHRPWVTMVVPWNRDDHESRAAEAELAAKLEQIMPTKMRQGRAYCRAAAKGVPSMEAFGQILPQVVEVAAQQYLRHAAVYLPATGGGGPTERTRLMGPMAQTQYIPHTHDAATDAEDTDDGQS from the coding sequence GTGCTCACACAGGACGGGGGTCGTGTGCACGCGACGACGCAGCAGCGAGCGGCGGACCATCGGCCGTACTTCTTCTTGAGTTATGCCCACACACCGGGGTACGGCGGTGGCACGGACCCCGACATGTGGGTCGAGCGGCTCTTCCAGGATCTCTGTGGCCATGTGATGGCCATGACCGACCTGCCCGCGGGCGCCCCCGCCGGCTTCATCGACCGCGAGATACGTTCCGGCGAGGGCTGGTCGGAACGGCTCGGCGAGGTGCTCGCCACCTGCCGGGTGTTCGTACCGCTGTTCTCGCCGCGCTACTTCGCCAGTGAGATGTGCGGCAAGGAGTGGTACGCCTTCGCCCAGCGCGCCATCCACCACCGGGCCCGCTCCAACCAGCCCGCCGAGGCGATCGTCCCGGCGCTCTGGGTGCCGGTGCCACCCAGCCAGCTGCCCGGACCGGCCGAGCGATTACAGTTCAACCACCGTGATTTCGGAGACCGTTACGTCAGCGACGGACTGTACGGACTGATCAAGCTCAAGCTCTTCAACGAGGAGTACGAGCGTGCGGTGTACGAGCTCGCCAAACGCATCGTCAGCGTCGCCGACTCGGTACGGATCGGCACCGGCCGGCCCGTCGACTACCGGCTCGCCCCCAGCGCTTTCGGCTCGCCGAGCAGCGGGGCCGCCGGCGGCCCCCGCCCCATGCAGGTGACCATCGCCGCCGCCACCCGCCACGACCTGCCCGAGGGGCGCAACGCCGACTACTACGGCGACAACCCGCAGGACTGGAACCCCTACCACCCGGATGCCGCACGGCCCCTGGCGTATGTCGCCGAGGACCTGGTGCGCTCCCTCAACTACCAGGCCACCATCGCCTCCTTCGACGAGGAGGCCGGCCTCCCGGTCGGGAAGCAGCCCACCACCCCGGAGATCCTCCTCGTCGATCGCTGGGCGCTCCAGGACGAGGACCGGTGCAGGCGGCTCGCCGCCTTCGACGCGGAGCATCGCCCCTGGGTGACGATGGTGGTGCCGTGGAACCGCGACGACCACGAGAGCAGAGCCGCGGAGGCCGAACTGGCCGCCAAGCTCGAACAGATCATGCCGACCAAGATGCGCCAGGGCCGGGCCTACTGCCGCGCCGCGGCCAAGGGCGTACCGAGCATGGAGGCCTTCGGCCAGATCCTGCCGCAGGTGGTCGAGGTGGCCGCCCAGCAGTACCTGAGACACGCGGCTGTCTATCTGCCCGCCACCGGCGGCGGAGGACCCACCGAACGGACGCGCTTGATGGGACCGATGGCGCAGACCCAGTACATCCCCCATACACATGACGCTGCGACGGATGCGGAGGACACGGATGACGGCCAGTCGTGA